A genomic stretch from Bosea sp. F3-2 includes:
- a CDS encoding sugar ABC transporter substrate-binding protein — translation MSKSKLLAATLPAILISTAALAAGETIAVFTKNQTNPYFQTVRIGAEVAAKSLGAKVVHYIPTKPDSIPEQLSQVEDVIVKKPSAIVFVPVDYKAMVPGVEQINDAKIPIVNVTDRSAGGKFLAFVGADDYSLGLETARFLLKSIGGKGNVVILEGVKGSLTNIDRVRGFNDAIKEAKEVKLLASQPANYQRLQGLQVMENLMQSHPQIDGVLAANDAMAIGAIEALDGANRKAKVVGINGTQEAVDAIKSGKLLASGDYNGFLQGCIGTMVAIRSLRNEPTVTEVVLKPTVVNASNYQPYDSPLESRSCPSWSEAAAMASK, via the coding sequence ATGTCCAAGTCGAAGCTTCTGGCCGCCACGCTGCCCGCCATCCTGATCTCGACCGCGGCGCTCGCCGCCGGCGAGACCATCGCGGTCTTCACCAAGAACCAGACCAACCCCTATTTCCAGACCGTGCGGATCGGCGCCGAGGTCGCGGCCAAGTCGCTCGGCGCCAAGGTGGTGCACTATATCCCGACCAAGCCGGACTCGATCCCCGAGCAGCTCAGCCAGGTCGAGGACGTGATCGTCAAGAAGCCCAGCGCCATCGTCTTCGTGCCCGTCGACTACAAGGCGATGGTGCCCGGCGTGGAGCAGATCAACGACGCCAAGATCCCGATCGTCAACGTCACCGACCGCAGCGCCGGCGGCAAGTTCCTCGCCTTCGTCGGCGCCGATGACTACAGCCTCGGCCTGGAGACGGCGCGCTTCCTGCTGAAGTCGATCGGCGGCAAGGGCAATGTCGTCATCCTCGAAGGCGTCAAGGGCTCGCTGACCAATATCGACCGGGTGCGCGGCTTCAACGACGCGATCAAGGAAGCCAAGGAGGTCAAGCTCCTCGCCAGCCAGCCGGCCAACTACCAGCGCCTGCAGGGCCTGCAGGTGATGGAGAACCTGATGCAGTCCCACCCGCAGATCGACGGCGTGCTCGCCGCCAATGACGCGATGGCGATCGGCGCGATCGAGGCGCTCGACGGCGCCAACCGCAAGGCCAAGGTCGTCGGCATCAACGGCACGCAGGAGGCCGTGGACGCGATCAAATCCGGCAAGCTGCTGGCCTCGGGCGACTATAACGGCTTCCTGCAAGGCTGCATCGGCACCATGGTCGCGATCCGGTCCTTGCGGAATGAGCCGACCGTGACCGAGGTGGTGCTGAAGCCGACCGTGGTGAACGCCTCGAACTACCAGCCCTACGATTCGCCGCTGGAATCGCGCAGCTGCCCGAGCTGGAGCGAAGCGGCGGCGATGGCCAGCAAGTAG
- a CDS encoding YciI family protein: protein MLFAIHALDKPGALDARLTNYDAHKAFLADTSGLNVKIIMSGPLVGDDGTTMIGSLFVVEAADRATVERFNAADPFHAAGIWDRVSITGFVRRQG, encoded by the coding sequence ATGCTGTTCGCGATCCACGCCCTCGACAAGCCCGGCGCGCTCGACGCCCGCCTCACCAACTATGACGCGCACAAGGCATTCCTCGCCGACACCTCGGGGCTGAACGTCAAGATCATAATGTCCGGCCCGCTGGTCGGCGACGACGGCACGACCATGATCGGCAGCCTCTTCGTGGTCGAGGCGGCGGACCGCGCAACAGTGGAACGCTTCAATGCTGCGGACCCCTTCCATGCCGCCGGCATATGGGATCGCGTCTCGATCACTGGATTCGTTCGGCGCCAGGGCTGA
- a CDS encoding carboxymuconolactone decarboxylase family protein — protein sequence MLDWTGYRAELKTRVGDFGKAAPEALKGYAALSAGTAKTQHLDARTRELISLAVAVTTRCDGCITSHVEAAIKAGVSREEISEALGVAIAMNAGAALVYSARTLDCFEQTTARNSAAAE from the coding sequence ATGCTGGACTGGACGGGTTATCGCGCGGAGTTGAAGACCCGCGTCGGCGATTTTGGCAAGGCGGCGCCGGAGGCGCTCAAAGGCTACGCCGCGCTCAGCGCCGGAACCGCGAAGACACAGCATCTCGACGCCCGCACGCGGGAACTGATTTCGCTCGCCGTGGCCGTGACGACCCGTTGCGATGGCTGTATCACCAGCCATGTCGAAGCCGCGATCAAGGCCGGGGTGAGCCGGGAGGAGATCTCCGAAGCTCTCGGAGTTGCCATCGCGATGAATGCGGGCGCGGCTCTCGTCTATTCGGCACGGACACTCGATTGCTTCGAACAAACGACGGCCCGCAACTCTGCCGCGGCGGAGTGA
- a CDS encoding LysR family transcriptional regulator, with protein MDSVSLAVFVEAVSAGSLAGAARRLGLGSLAAGRSLASLEKRLGVRLLQRNTRSLSPTAAGIAFLPHAQAMLEAEAAALASVAGNADASGLLRVTASAAFGRKVVVPFIASFMDQYPKIKVDLLVTDRLVDLVGEGYDLAIRIAQLRSSDLIARRLFDSIRVLVAAPSYLKRAGSPQELRDLVDHECLALAGQNHWSFSQGGRQVSQHVSGRFTANSIEILHRACTEGLGIALLSEWDVHSEISDGSLVNLTLKDAFAETLSISAVYPSRRLVPAKVKLFVEQMRARLDKAPWPLN; from the coding sequence ATGGACTCAGTTTCTCTTGCCGTTTTTGTCGAAGCCGTTTCGGCCGGAAGCCTCGCAGGGGCAGCTCGGCGCCTGGGTCTGGGTTCGCTGGCCGCAGGGCGCAGCCTTGCATCGCTCGAAAAGCGCCTCGGCGTCAGGCTGCTCCAGCGCAACACCCGATCGCTGTCGCCGACCGCCGCCGGCATCGCCTTCCTGCCGCACGCTCAGGCCATGCTCGAAGCGGAAGCGGCGGCTCTGGCGAGCGTTGCGGGAAATGCGGACGCCAGCGGGCTCCTGCGCGTAACGGCCTCGGCCGCCTTCGGGCGAAAGGTTGTCGTGCCCTTCATCGCCTCGTTCATGGACCAGTACCCGAAGATAAAGGTCGATCTCCTGGTTACGGACCGCCTGGTCGACCTTGTCGGAGAGGGCTACGACCTTGCGATCAGAATCGCGCAGCTGCGCAGCAGCGATCTCATCGCCCGGCGCCTGTTCGACAGCATACGAGTGTTGGTCGCCGCACCCAGCTATCTGAAGCGGGCTGGGTCCCCGCAGGAGCTGCGCGATCTCGTGGATCACGAATGCCTGGCCCTCGCGGGGCAGAACCATTGGTCGTTCAGCCAGGGCGGCAGGCAGGTTTCGCAGCATGTCTCCGGGCGGTTCACCGCCAATTCCATCGAGATCCTGCATCGGGCCTGCACCGAGGGCCTCGGCATCGCGCTCCTCTCTGAATGGGATGTCCATAGCGAGATCTCCGACGGCTCGCTGGTCAACCTGACATTGAAGGATGCCTTCGCCGAGACGCTGTCGATTTCCGCCGTCTATCCCAGCCGCCGGCTTGTGCCGGCGAAAGTCAAACTGTTCGTCGAGCAAATGCGAGCCCGGCTGGACAAGGCCCCCTGGCCGCTGAACTGA
- a CDS encoding MFS transporter, whose protein sequence is MSSVTAETQTRGLPLLTTFAMAGAAGIAVANIYYNQPMLGLIEAEIPGPLTALVPTATQLGYAAGLFLLVPLGDIVERKRLIVLQFGLLALSLILAAMAPSASMLVLASVAVGLSATVAQQIVPLAAHLAPPARRGATVGTVLAGILTGILLSRTLAGFVATHGGWREMFWLGVPMALLAAGAVMLALPRSEPDSQLGYGRLLGSIADLWREFPQLRKAATTQALIFAAFTVFWTVLAFRLQEPAFGLGADIAGLFGIVGAVGIFAAPLAGRFADSRGAAPVVALGAALVVASWLVFGLWTSLAGLVVGVILLDFAMQSALVSNQHLVFALRPEARARLNTILMGAMFLGGAAGSAAGTAAWQAGGWTGVVALSLVIGLLAMALQVFRTGRGAGFRH, encoded by the coding sequence ATGTCTAGCGTCACCGCGGAGACTCAAACGAGAGGCCTTCCGCTCCTCACGACCTTCGCGATGGCCGGCGCAGCCGGCATCGCAGTCGCGAACATCTACTACAATCAGCCGATGCTCGGGCTGATCGAGGCGGAGATTCCCGGTCCATTGACCGCGCTCGTCCCGACAGCGACCCAGCTGGGCTATGCGGCCGGCTTGTTCCTGCTCGTGCCTCTTGGCGACATTGTCGAACGCAAGCGGCTTATCGTTCTCCAGTTCGGGCTGCTCGCCCTGTCCCTGATCCTGGCGGCGATGGCGCCGAGCGCATCAATGCTCGTCCTCGCCTCGGTTGCTGTGGGCCTTTCGGCGACCGTCGCCCAACAGATCGTTCCGCTCGCTGCGCACCTGGCGCCGCCTGCGCGGCGCGGTGCGACAGTGGGCACGGTCCTGGCGGGGATCCTGACGGGCATCCTGCTCAGCCGAACCTTGGCGGGTTTCGTCGCGACTCATGGCGGCTGGCGCGAGATGTTCTGGCTCGGCGTTCCCATGGCTCTCCTGGCGGCCGGTGCCGTGATGCTGGCGCTGCCGCGCAGCGAACCCGACTCCCAACTCGGCTATGGGCGGCTTCTCGGGTCCATTGCCGATCTTTGGCGGGAGTTTCCCCAGCTTCGGAAGGCTGCGACGACGCAGGCGCTGATCTTCGCCGCCTTCACGGTTTTCTGGACCGTTCTGGCTTTTCGCCTTCAGGAGCCTGCCTTCGGCCTGGGCGCTGATATTGCGGGGCTGTTCGGAATTGTCGGCGCTGTCGGCATTTTCGCTGCGCCCTTGGCGGGTCGTTTCGCGGATTCGCGAGGTGCGGCACCCGTGGTCGCGCTGGGAGCTGCGCTCGTCGTGGCCTCATGGCTCGTGTTTGGGCTGTGGACGTCCCTGGCCGGGCTCGTCGTCGGCGTCATCCTGCTGGACTTCGCCATGCAGTCCGCACTCGTCTCGAACCAGCATCTTGTTTTTGCTCTGCGCCCCGAGGCGCGGGCACGCCTGAACACGATCCTGATGGGGGCCATGTTTCTCGGAGGAGCGGCCGGATCCGCTGCCGGCACGGCCGCCTGGCAGGCCGGAGGGTGGACCGGAGTCGTCGCTCTGAGCCTTGTGATCGGGCTTCTCGCAATGGCTCTGCAGGTTTTCCGCACCGGCCGGGGCGCAGGCTTCAGACATTGA
- a CDS encoding MarR family transcriptional regulator produces MLSLDQHICFAVYSTAHMFNRVYRPLLDELGLTYPQYLCLVVLADGGAQPVGAIGERLKLESSTLTPMLKRLENAGLITRVRAATDERIVNVELTVAGRKLLEKIPPINIAIADAVGESEEQREKVRQALVAIRDRLEARIG; encoded by the coding sequence ATGCTATCTCTGGACCAACATATCTGCTTCGCGGTCTACTCGACGGCCCATATGTTCAACCGCGTGTATCGTCCTTTGCTCGACGAGCTGGGGCTGACTTACCCCCAATATCTATGTCTCGTCGTGCTTGCGGATGGAGGCGCGCAGCCAGTCGGCGCTATCGGGGAGCGGCTTAAGCTTGAATCGAGCACACTGACTCCAATGCTCAAGCGCTTGGAGAATGCAGGGTTGATCACCCGCGTACGGGCCGCGACGGACGAGCGTATCGTCAATGTGGAGCTCACTGTCGCAGGCAGAAAGCTCCTCGAAAAGATTCCGCCCATCAATATCGCGATTGCCGACGCTGTCGGTGAGTCCGAAGAACAGCGTGAAAAAGTCCGGCAAGCTCTTGTCGCAATTCGCGATCGGCTTGAGGCGAGGATTGGATGA
- a CDS encoding AraC family transcriptional regulator, protein MVTVMDASLSTKHPSFYGQSAVDHFGMAGRAIASFELEGQPALVATHLHCRRQTRERTRPVSSDAAYSVLYQLSDLQSRSRWLDGRLDASSPVGAGEVEVVDLRDRPQWQFSGDFHALQFYISLAGLSSFAKQCSARTITSLSWESGVPDDVLSGLSNALIQAAATPSSNQLLIDQLAITILTHFAETYGGLQSLGKEHATGLAPWQLRRATEIMAARLASNLKISQIASECRLTPSHFARAFRHSMGVAPQRYLTQLRIEEARKLLPKGDLSLSDIALVCGFGDQSHFTHVFKKMTGESPGAWRRLRASQRPEETASRPKIACGS, encoded by the coding sequence ATGGTGACGGTCATGGACGCATCGTTGTCGACCAAGCATCCGAGCTTCTACGGCCAGAGCGCTGTGGATCACTTTGGCATGGCAGGACGAGCCATCGCCTCCTTCGAACTCGAAGGTCAGCCCGCGCTTGTCGCAACTCACCTGCACTGTCGCCGGCAGACCAGGGAACGAACACGCCCGGTTTCCTCGGATGCGGCCTATTCAGTCCTCTATCAGCTCAGCGATCTCCAAAGCCGCTCGCGTTGGCTCGACGGGCGCCTCGATGCGTCCAGCCCGGTCGGGGCCGGAGAAGTGGAGGTGGTAGATCTACGCGATCGGCCACAATGGCAGTTCAGCGGCGATTTTCATGCGCTTCAGTTTTACATCTCTCTCGCGGGGCTTTCATCATTTGCGAAGCAATGCAGCGCGCGAACAATTACCTCGTTGAGTTGGGAGAGCGGTGTTCCCGATGACGTTCTTTCGGGATTGTCGAACGCTCTCATCCAAGCCGCCGCGACGCCGAGCTCAAATCAACTCCTGATCGATCAACTCGCGATCACGATCCTCACGCATTTCGCGGAAACCTATGGCGGCCTGCAGTCGCTTGGAAAAGAGCACGCGACAGGGCTAGCTCCTTGGCAGTTGAGGCGGGCGACGGAGATCATGGCCGCGCGGCTTGCCTCAAATCTCAAGATTTCGCAGATCGCCAGCGAATGCCGGCTCACGCCAAGCCATTTTGCCAGGGCTTTCCGGCACAGCATGGGCGTCGCACCCCAGCGCTATCTCACGCAACTGCGCATCGAGGAGGCAAGAAAACTCCTGCCGAAAGGAGATTTGTCGCTTTCCGATATCGCCCTCGTTTGCGGCTTTGGCGATCAGAGCCACTTTACGCACGTCTTCAAAAAAATGACGGGGGAAAGCCCGGGCGCATGGAGGCGACTGCGGGCCTCACAGCGCCCCGAGGAGACAGCATCGCGGCCGAAGATTGCCTGCGGCTCTTGA
- a CDS encoding TetR/AcrR family transcriptional regulator — translation MPRPNARQKIIDAGLKILIEKGFNGSGVQDITTAAGVPKGSFYNHFDSKEALGAEVVDIYGRDNPRRAILADTSPPPLQRLRAHFERLNAVFTDADFGRGCLLGNFSAELFGQSELIRERLANLYLNWSSDIRDRDRRSSGQWLDLHHNTCVGSRRVSARCL, via the coding sequence ATGCCAAGACCCAATGCTCGCCAAAAGATCATCGACGCCGGCCTGAAGATCCTGATCGAGAAGGGCTTCAATGGCTCGGGTGTCCAGGACATCACCACCGCGGCCGGCGTGCCGAAGGGGTCGTTCTACAATCATTTCGACAGCAAGGAGGCGCTCGGCGCCGAAGTCGTCGACATCTATGGTCGCGACAATCCGCGTCGCGCTATCCTCGCCGATACATCCCCCCCCCCGCTGCAACGGCTGCGGGCTCACTTTGAGCGATTGAACGCGGTTTTTACCGACGCAGACTTCGGGCGCGGCTGCCTTCTGGGGAATTTCAGCGCCGAGCTCTTCGGCCAGAGCGAACTGATCCGCGAACGTTTGGCCAACCTCTATCTCAACTGGTCGAGCGACATTCGCGACCGTGATCGCCGAAGCTCAGGCCAGTGGCTCGATCTCCACCACAACACCTGCGTTGGATCTCGCCGCGTTTCTGCTCGATGCCTATGA
- a CDS encoding alcohol dehydrogenase catalytic domain-containing protein yields MSHAVFLHAAGDARVAPFNLREGMVGETLLDVAAVGLCGSDLHYYKDGGIGSAVISTPFVPGHEFSGWLTEDLPELGLTRGALVAVDPNQACGHCEHCQSGHPNLCPEVVFIGAPPHDGAMTERIWVPKSQIVPVPETFSPSDAVMLEPLGVAIHAVDLAKPRLLERVALIGCGPIGLLILQVLRTAGAGEILVCDPQPHRRGLALRLGASKAGASVADIREWTKDEGLPLVIEATNAPEGFRDAIRAARIGGRVVLVGIPDGDSYVIPAAEARRRGLNIKFSRRMGHVYPRAIELVALGKVNVEAVVSHRFALSEGPTAFRRHAANEAGMVKSMIYPSGFPDERR; encoded by the coding sequence ATGTCTCATGCCGTCTTCCTCCACGCCGCCGGCGATGCACGGGTCGCGCCGTTCAACCTGCGCGAGGGAATGGTGGGCGAAACCCTGCTCGACGTCGCGGCCGTCGGGCTCTGCGGCAGTGACCTGCACTACTACAAGGACGGCGGCATCGGCTCGGCCGTGATCTCGACGCCGTTCGTTCCGGGTCACGAGTTCAGCGGCTGGTTGACGGAAGACCTGCCGGAGCTCGGCCTGACGCGCGGCGCGCTTGTTGCCGTCGATCCCAACCAGGCCTGCGGGCATTGCGAGCATTGCCAGAGTGGTCATCCCAATCTGTGTCCCGAAGTCGTCTTTATCGGTGCGCCGCCGCATGACGGGGCGATGACGGAGCGGATTTGGGTGCCGAAGTCCCAAATCGTGCCAGTGCCCGAAACCTTCTCGCCAAGCGACGCCGTGATGCTCGAGCCGCTCGGCGTCGCAATCCACGCGGTGGATCTGGCCAAGCCGCGGCTGCTCGAGCGCGTTGCGCTAATCGGCTGCGGGCCGATCGGCCTGTTGATCCTGCAGGTGCTGCGCACGGCGGGCGCCGGGGAGATCCTCGTCTGCGATCCGCAGCCCCATCGCCGTGGGCTCGCGCTCAGGCTGGGAGCGAGCAAGGCCGGGGCGAGCGTTGCCGATATCCGAGAATGGACAAAGGATGAGGGCCTGCCGCTGGTGATCGAGGCCACCAACGCTCCCGAGGGGTTCCGGGATGCCATCCGTGCCGCCCGCATAGGCGGCCGCGTCGTGCTGGTCGGCATCCCCGACGGCGACAGCTATGTTATCCCAGCCGCGGAGGCCCGCAGGCGTGGCCTGAACATCAAGTTCTCGCGCCGGATGGGCCATGTCTATCCGCGCGCGATCGAGCTCGTGGCGCTGGGCAAGGTCAATGTCGAGGCCGTGGTCAGCCATCGTTTCGCCCTCTCCGAAGGCCCGACCGCCTTCCGCCGCCACGCCGCCAACGAGGCGGGCATGGTGAAGAGCATGATCTATCCCAGCGGCTTCCCCGATGAACGCCGCTGA
- a CDS encoding HAD family hydrolase — MPSQRPPFDLVILDCDGVLVDSEVISCQTLVEILSPFDPSYDLQAVMRRYLGRPSGAVIEDYERMTGRPASADFTQDWRARLFTSFRRELQAVVGVRSAIETFGSDYCVASSSDEERIEICLRKAALWDLFEGRIFSTSRVRHGKPAPDLFLLAASERGATPERCLVIEDSVSGVMAAKAAGMTAYGLAAGSHFAVLDQRQALLAAGADKLFESWQELAPTPVAD, encoded by the coding sequence ATGCCCTCGCAACGACCACCCTTCGACCTCGTCATTCTCGATTGCGACGGCGTACTCGTCGACAGCGAGGTCATCAGCTGCCAGACCCTGGTCGAAATTCTCTCGCCTTTCGATCCGAGCTATGATCTGCAGGCCGTCATGCGCCGCTATCTTGGACGACCGTCCGGCGCTGTCATCGAGGATTACGAGCGAATGACTGGTCGCCCGGCTTCGGCTGATTTCACGCAGGACTGGCGGGCGCGGCTGTTCACCTCCTTCCGGAGAGAGCTTCAGGCGGTCGTCGGCGTCCGCAGCGCGATCGAGACCTTCGGCAGCGACTACTGTGTAGCCTCATCCAGCGACGAGGAGCGCATCGAGATCTGCCTCCGGAAGGCAGCGCTCTGGGACCTTTTCGAGGGCAGGATCTTCAGCACCTCGCGCGTGCGGCATGGCAAGCCGGCGCCCGATCTGTTCCTGCTGGCAGCGAGCGAGCGCGGCGCGACGCCGGAACGCTGCCTGGTTATCGAAGACAGCGTCAGCGGCGTCATGGCGGCGAAAGCGGCGGGAATGACGGCCTACGGCCTGGCTGCCGGCAGCCATTTCGCCGTTCTCGACCAGCGACAGGCGCTTCTTGCCGCCGGGGCGGACAAGCTGTTCGAATCCTGGCAGGAACTGGCGCCGACGCCGGTGGCCGACTGA
- a CDS encoding sugar-binding domain-containing protein, with the protein MADNDSTRLDDAARAGWLYYIAGRTQDDIAQILNISRPAAQRLVSLCRSEGLISFRMNHPISSCMELAARLRDRFELLHCEVAPSDGSAETAAAGVAALGGVLIERWLRSRKSLVMALGTGRSMRASIERVPAMSCPLHRLVSLVGTISPDGSASPFDTLVKLAEITKAQHFPMPLPLYVSSPEERAQLIEIESVRRIHAIASEADLWLMGISQIDDDAVLYRDGFMTRSELLEMVRNGAVGEVTGWVFDAEGKLLNCGTNLRVTSVPPEPHGDRLRICIGQGAAKVAALRAALAGKIVNGLVTDEETARALLAA; encoded by the coding sequence ATGGCCGACAACGACAGCACCCGCCTCGACGACGCCGCCCGGGCCGGCTGGCTCTACTACATCGCCGGCCGCACGCAGGACGACATCGCGCAGATCCTGAACATCTCACGCCCGGCGGCGCAGCGCCTCGTTTCGCTCTGCCGCAGCGAGGGGCTGATCAGCTTCCGGATGAATCACCCGATCAGCAGCTGCATGGAGCTCGCCGCAAGGCTGCGCGACCGCTTCGAGCTGCTGCACTGCGAGGTCGCGCCCTCCGACGGCTCGGCCGAAACCGCCGCGGCCGGCGTTGCGGCGCTCGGCGGCGTGCTGATCGAGCGCTGGCTGCGCTCGCGCAAATCACTGGTCATGGCGCTCGGCACCGGCCGCTCGATGCGCGCGAGCATCGAGCGCGTTCCTGCGATGTCCTGCCCGTTGCACCGGCTGGTTTCGCTGGTCGGCACCATTTCGCCCGACGGCTCCGCCAGCCCGTTCGACACGCTGGTCAAGCTCGCCGAGATCACCAAGGCCCAGCATTTTCCGATGCCGCTGCCGCTTTACGTCTCGAGCCCCGAGGAGCGTGCACAGCTGATCGAGATCGAATCCGTACGTCGCATCCACGCCATCGCCAGCGAGGCCGACCTCTGGCTGATGGGCATCAGCCAGATCGACGACGACGCCGTGCTCTATCGCGACGGCTTCATGACGCGCAGCGAGCTGCTCGAGATGGTGCGCAACGGCGCCGTGGGCGAAGTGACCGGCTGGGTCTTCGACGCCGAGGGCAAGCTGCTGAACTGCGGCACGAATCTGCGCGTGACGAGCGTGCCGCCGGAGCCGCACGGCGACCGCCTGCGGATCTGCATCGGACAGGGAGCGGCCAAGGTCGCCGCTCTGCGCGCCGCGCTCGCCGGCAAGATCGTCAACGGCCTCGTCACCGACGAGGAAACGGCGCGCGCCCTGCTGGCGGCCTGA
- a CDS encoding extracellular solute-binding protein produces MRSFLGALAGVGALALAGMSSAGAATEIEFWHAMSGALGERVDELVKKFNDSQKDYVVKAVGKGSYDEVLNGTIAAYRAKRQPEIVQSNERSFLTMVNSGAIVSTSDLMAQQSHPIDVSKFIAPVVSYYAIDGKLQAMPFNSSTPILFYNRDHFKAAGFDKPGATWQQLEPQLEAIKAKGVSKCAMVLPGDYEWSFLENYSAVNDIPYATKRNGMDGLDTSFVFNKGKLVGQVERMKRLVGPGVMQLAGQGIIPIQLFTSGECSTIIASTASHAAVVAAAKFDWSAAELPYEQGVTPKNSVIGGAALWTLKGHTPEKYKAIAAFYDFLAKTDTQVWWHQATGYVPVTTAAYEAAKAQGYYQKNPTREIAVLQLMRGTPSDNSLGFRIGNSNQINVAIMEEVSAAFLDKKPVQQALDDAVARGNEALRRYEQLNAGKK; encoded by the coding sequence ATGCGATCTTTCCTTGGAGCGCTCGCCGGGGTCGGCGCGCTGGCTCTGGCAGGCATGTCCTCGGCCGGGGCCGCGACCGAAATCGAGTTCTGGCACGCGATGAGCGGCGCACTCGGCGAGCGGGTCGACGAGCTGGTCAAGAAGTTCAACGACTCGCAGAAGGACTACGTGGTCAAGGCGGTCGGCAAGGGCAGCTATGACGAGGTGCTGAACGGCACGATTGCGGCCTACCGCGCCAAGCGCCAGCCCGAGATCGTGCAGTCGAACGAGCGCTCCTTCCTGACGATGGTCAATTCCGGCGCCATCGTTTCGACGAGCGACCTGATGGCGCAGCAGAGCCATCCGATCGACGTCTCGAAGTTCATCGCCCCGGTGGTCAGCTACTACGCGATCGACGGCAAGCTGCAGGCGATGCCGTTCAACTCATCGACGCCGATCCTGTTCTATAACCGCGACCATTTCAAAGCGGCGGGGTTCGACAAGCCCGGCGCGACATGGCAGCAACTCGAGCCCCAGCTGGAGGCGATCAAGGCCAAAGGCGTGTCGAAATGCGCGATGGTGCTGCCCGGCGACTATGAGTGGAGCTTCCTCGAGAACTACAGCGCGGTGAACGACATCCCGTATGCGACGAAGCGCAACGGCATGGACGGCCTCGACACCAGCTTCGTCTTCAACAAGGGCAAGCTCGTCGGCCAGGTCGAGCGAATGAAGCGGCTGGTCGGCCCCGGCGTGATGCAGCTCGCCGGCCAGGGCATCATCCCGATCCAGCTCTTCACGTCGGGCGAGTGCTCGACGATCATCGCCTCCACCGCCTCGCACGCTGCGGTCGTCGCCGCCGCGAAGTTCGACTGGAGCGCCGCCGAGCTTCCCTATGAGCAGGGCGTGACCCCGAAGAACAGCGTCATCGGCGGCGCCGCGCTCTGGACTCTGAAGGGGCATACGCCGGAGAAGTACAAGGCGATCGCCGCCTTCTACGATTTCCTCGCGAAGACCGATACGCAGGTCTGGTGGCATCAGGCGACGGGCTATGTCCCGGTCACAACCGCGGCCTACGAAGCGGCCAAGGCGCAGGGCTACTATCAGAAGAACCCGACGCGCGAGATCGCGGTGCTCCAGCTAATGCGCGGCACACCCAGCGACAATTCGCTCGGTTTCCGCATCGGCAACAGCAACCAGATCAACGTTGCGATCATGGAGGAGGTCTCGGCCGCCTTCCTCGACAAGAAGCCGGTGCAACAGGCTCTCGATGACGCGGTCGCCCGCGGCAACGAGGCGCTGCGCCGCTACGAGCAGCTCAATGCCGGCAAGAAGTAG
- a CDS encoding ABC transporter permease subunit → MNERTPILDAVCHLILLVGAALVCLPIYFVFVTGSLSQPEIMRVPMSWLPGNQFFANMQTVLSNANFGRLLLNSFIIAIGITVGKLAVSVIAAFAVTYFRFPFRMTAFWLIFMSLMLPIEVRIVPTYESAANVALPLNILGSWLGIQALVDLDWNLVNTYSGLILPLIASATATFLFRQFFLTVPDELCEAARIDGASPWQFFRLILLPLSRSNIVALAIILFLMGWNQYLWPLLLTTEPAMANAVIGLKKLMPQSDSLPTWHLLMNAAFLTMLPPTLVILILQRWFVKGLVDSGK, encoded by the coding sequence ATGAACGAACGTACGCCGATCCTCGACGCCGTGTGCCATCTCATCCTGCTGGTGGGCGCGGCGCTCGTCTGCCTGCCGATCTACTTCGTCTTCGTCACCGGTTCGCTCTCGCAGCCGGAGATCATGCGCGTGCCGATGTCCTGGCTGCCCGGCAACCAGTTCTTCGCGAACATGCAGACCGTGCTGAGCAACGCCAATTTCGGCCGGCTCTTGCTCAACTCCTTCATCATCGCAATCGGCATCACCGTCGGGAAGCTCGCGGTGTCTGTGATCGCGGCCTTCGCCGTCACCTATTTCCGCTTCCCCTTCCGGATGACCGCCTTCTGGCTGATCTTCATGTCGCTGATGCTGCCGATCGAGGTGCGCATCGTGCCGACCTACGAGTCGGCGGCGAACGTCGCCTTGCCGCTCAACATCCTCGGCTCCTGGCTCGGCATTCAGGCGCTGGTCGATCTCGACTGGAACCTGGTCAACACCTATTCAGGCCTGATCCTGCCGCTGATCGCCTCCGCCACGGCGACTTTCCTCTTCCGCCAATTCTTCCTCACCGTCCCTGACGAGCTCTGCGAGGCCGCGCGCATCGACGGCGCCAGCCCGTGGCAGTTCTTCCGGCTGATCCTGCTGCCCCTGTCGCGCTCGAACATTGTGGCGCTGGCGATCATCCTCTTCCTGATGGGCTGGAACCAGTATCTCTGGCCGCTACTGCTCACCACCGAGCCCGCCATGGCCAATGCCGTGATCGGCCTGAAGAAGTTGATGCCGCAGAGCGACTCGCTGCCGACCTGGCATCTCCTCATGAACGCGGCCTTCCTGACGATGCTGCCGCCCACTCTCGTCATCCTCATTCTCCAGCGCTGGTTCGTGAAAGGGCTGGTGGACAGCGGCAAATAA